Within the Carassius auratus strain Wakin chromosome 18, ASM336829v1, whole genome shotgun sequence genome, the region AGCTGACTGGGTTATGCTGCTCCAACCACGGGCGCCCTAGGATGACGTCAGTAGTGGATTCCttcagaaccagcagatggatctcCTCCTTATGAAGTAGCCTGGTTTGGAGGGTTATTGGACCAACACTGTGACGAATACATCTTCGACTCAGTGGTTTACCTGTTATTTTATGGACCTGGTAGGCTGACGGCATTGCCGTGGTAATGACTTTGAGCTGACAGCACAGGTCGCCGGAGATGAAGTTGCCGGTtgacccagaatcgaggagggCGGAAACTGGAAGAGATTTGTCAGCGGCAGTAAGTATCAATATAGTGGTGAGTGGTTTAATTTGATACTTCGAAGGGAGAATGGCACTCACCATGCGACAAGGAGGACGGACGGGGCATACAGAGTTGATATGCCCTAGAGATGCACAGTAAAGGCAGAGATTCTGGGCCAGCTGTTTTTGCTGTTCAGCAGCAGTGAGTCGGTATGAGTCGATGATCATTGACTCGCTAGCTGGTTCTGGGGAGACATCAGAAAGGCCACTTTCGATTGTTCAGCGGGGTacaagtgcggttgcatctccaggaccagtgagcattggagcaggaatccgctgcaatcctccgccgaaCCAGAGAAGGACGCCGGCTTGGCCATGGGAATGTCATGCACAGCTGGTGAGGAAGTGGTGGTGTTGTCAGCGGAAGTGCTCGCAGGTGATGGGGATGCCGGAGGAGTGGTGAAGGTGCGATGCAAAGCGTCAACCAGGTCCTGGAAGGGGTctgtgaggctcatgcttgtgccgATCGGTCTTGGTCTGGTCTTCTGTTACGGCAAACCAGGACAAGATGctgaaataacagtaaatacttttttattgagGCACAGGCAAAGGATCTTTTGTTTAAACATTGAACAAAAGGTTAGGGCTATTTACTCTATCTCTAACCTTGAGGGACCTGGTGCTGGCTCTACACCTGGTTCTGGATTTAGAGGTGGCATCATGCACTGATCTATGATTGCTGCACTTGCTGTTTTGGTTGTTCTGCTTTTCACTTGTGCTGCTCTCTAGTTCCGCCGCTTGGCTCTCCTTTCTCTGTCATTTAGTTCACTAACTGACTGCTTTTTCCCGTGTCACTGTCCTTTCTCCATTTTGCCCTCTATTTTCCTAAATATGCTTCTCTTCTCTCAGGATCAGCATCTCTATGTTGTCTGTATCTGCGCtgtttctcagctgcagaaagaGGCATCctaacaaaatcaaataaaaatacataaaacagcaaccttgttaatttattgacttctcataataaaaataataatgacttttggtttataaagcacatttataaaaccCAATGCACCTGTGTTCAAATGCTCAGTCATCCAGGTCATAGTTATCCAAGAAGGGTTGGCTCAGGGGTGACAACCCCACAGAGGTTAAATACCTGGCACTCCACATCAGTCATTTAGAACTGAAGAAACCCCTTGGATGAGAGGAAATATCTTCAAATATGGAGGTACCAAGTCCAGTTGCCCTTGATTCAACCCTTCTTGGGTATACAacatgggtaagacacacaaaaacatactTGCATCAACCCTGTTACCATTCCAGGCGGTAACAGGATTGACAAGGGTTGACGAAAAAGGTTATTGGCGGCCATTACTAACCATGAGCAATAGGTAATGACACCATATTACGTgccttaatgagaggcttaaatgttgttatatatgtatatttttaaatatgtacaaataacTTTTTATCGTATGCTTTTCTGGTAACAGGGCTGACACAATGAGCGTGTCCCTGTCTTACAGACATAACATAAACtcaaagaaaattcattaaaagaagagaacacttacttgtcttctaccatcaacttcatgaaaggcatatgatgtcacttcctggaccTGATGCAACTTTTGGAACAGTCCATTATCTTTAAAGAGGTGTTTTCATAAAAAGTAACAGGGTTGATGAGACCCTAGTGACccgactaaattattattatttttttcttgacacattaagaataaaatacattcatgacTACTGAACTGACACTTAAGGCTTTATACAAGTATAtggttttttttgttctttttatgtatatgttttttttttagaacagttTGCTTTTTTGACCTCGATAGCAAGTAAAAGTAGAAAAATCATACTGAGGGAcaggccattttcaacatttctgcaagatgctttgcacaaaaatgtgattaaaatcctttaaaaacaaaagaaacagaaatgtatttattcttatattatgaGACGTATTATGGAAAGTTAATTATTAGGATTTACAGAGCTTTTCTTATGAGGGACACAAAATGGCAtgttttcgtataatgacccatATAAGCTTGAACTTTTCActttttaagccattttattCTAGCTATTTTAACAGATTTAGCTTTGATTAGGACCAGCAACTAGTCAACGTCaagcttggaaataatatttctatgaattaatacCATTACATTCTCCTCTCAAATAGATTCCTTGGCTGAGCCGGATGTAACTGTGCCGGTGCTCAGGGAGGGTGAGGAGGTGAATCTGACCTGCACTGCTCCAGCTCCCTGCCCCAGTCAGCCTCCAAATGTAAACTGGGCTCCTGCATTAGGTGGTGATGTAACACAGAGGACACAGATGAACGCTGATGGGACTCGGAATGTTTCTGCCATCTTGAAATTCATCCCGTCGTTCCACCATCATGAGCTGAAAGTGAACTGTGTTTCCATTCATCCTCTACACAGAGATGACAGACCCCTGCTCAGCCACAAGACCGTCATCCTCAGTGTGGAGTGTGAGATTTTAACCCAACAAAGTTTgtagcttttttttgttttgtttgaaattaCACACTCTCTTTCATTTTTTGCCCACAGATCCACCAAAGAAAACATGGATCTCTGTCTCAGGCTCGGTCTGGCTTGGTAATAATGTGACCCTCACCTGTCAAAGTAATGCCAACCCTCCTGCGATccacaggtggttcctgaagagAGCAGGTGTAGAAGAAGAACTGAACGTCTCACATGTGTTTTCCTTCACTGTGGCACAAAATAACACTGGGGAATACATTTGTGAGGCACATAATCGATACGGTGCAATGAACTCCACAAACCAGCAGATCACTGTCCCAGGTGTGTCTGAGCTTGAGACTGAAGAGTTTCATCAGTTACACTTCACTTTGGCCCATGTCTCAAATTAGAACACTTTTTCAACAAGTTTAGATTTCTTAACAGTTTGTTTCTTGTTCACACCAAATTTGAATCTtttaggtttttgttgttgttgattacaTTCATTATGACCCATTCCTCAAtatttaagttacattttataaactttttaacagtaacaGTAACAACTTTTAATGCTGTGTCTTTGTTTTTGCAGGCATAACCTTCACTGCTTTCCTCTCACTTTTGGCCTTTTTATTGTTGCTTATATTTGCACttcttattattatgttttacagAAGGTAGGATCTtgctacattttttaatttaaatattttatacattatttgagATAAAGTTTTCTTGTCTTGGTTTATGCAGGTATAAAGAACCAATCAAAAGTGTAAGTATGTTTTTCTGCcatattattttcatgaaatgtgtgtgtgtgtgtgtgtgtgtgtacagttgcatgtcaataaataagaatgttgtggaaaagttcatttatttcagtaattcaactcaaattgtgaaatttatgtattaaataaattcaatgtacacatattgaagtagtttaagtcttttgttcttttaattgtcatgattctggctcacattaaaaaaaaaaaaagtcaacaaattagaatgtgGTGACACGCCAATCAACTGAAAACACcagcaaaggtttcctgaggcttcaaaatggtctcagtttggttcattaggctatacaatcatggggaagactccTGATCTgaccagaagacaatcattgacacccttcacaaggagggtaagccacaaacattcattgccaaagaaactggctgttcacagagtgctgtatccaagcatgttaacagaaagttgagtggaagggaacctgtgaaagaaaaagatgcacaacgaACAGAAAGAACTGCAGCCTTGTGAGGATTGTCAAGGAAAAtgtattcaagaatttgagtgaacttaacAAGGAATAGACTGAGAATGTAgtcaaggcatacagatgtgtaaaggaatttggctacagttgtggtattcctcttgttaagccactcctgaaccacagacaatgtcagaggtgtcttacctgggctaaggagaagaagaactggactgttgcccagtggtccaaaatcctcttttcagatgagagcaagatttgtatttcatttggaaaccaagggtCAGgtggaagggtggagaagctcatagcccaagtagcttgaagtccagtgttatgtttccacagtctgtgatgatttggggtgccatgtcatctgctggtgttggtccattgtgttttttgaaaaccaaagtcactgcacccgtttaccaagaaatgttgaaggacttcatgcttccttcagcTGACCaggtttttgaagatgctgatttcattttccaccaggatttggcacctgcccacattgccacaaagcaccaaaagttggttgaatgaccatggtgttggtgtgcttgactggccagaaaactcaccagacctgaaccccagagagaatctttgggctattgtcaagaggaggatgagaaacaagagaccaaacaatgcagatgagctgaaggtcactgtcagagaaacctgggcttccacaccacctcagcagtgccacaaactgatcatctccatgccacgccgaattgaggcagtaatttaagcaaaaggagcccctacccaGTATCGAGTACATGTATAGTacattaacatactttccagaaggccaacaatttactaaaaatgttttttattgtctttgttgagagtgaattggtgggtttttgttaaatgtgaaccagaatcatcacaattaaatgaaccagagatttaaactacttcagtctgtgtgcattgaatttaatacatcagtttcacagtttgagttgtattactgaaatgaacttttccatgacattctaatttattgagatgcacctgtatatattattcagattatttgataaaaaaaagggtTTCATTTCTGTTTGTATTGTGCCTGTTGTGAGATAAGTAAGAGAAGAGTAAGTTCACAGCTCATTAATCAATGCATTTCAGGTAACAAGCCAAGATCAGGACATTTATGCCAATGTGTCTGCAATTGCAGTGAAAAGCCAGCAGCTTCAGTCAAAGCCTGAGAATACCTGCATCATTAACCCTGTATACACATTCAAACAGGATCTCCCCGATGAAAGCATCTACGCAAACTATTGAAGTGAAAATTAGCATGTTTTAAACACCCGTTTGTGCATTACCAATGAACAATTAGTCttgatcattttaatcagttttaacaTATGTACACTTCCCAAAAAGTATGATGTTCAGAACCATATTCTTGCCACTTCCTCTCTCTTTACAAAGAATGGAAATTCTCCAATACTACCTGTACAACAACAACTacatttttctctatttttttatttttatgtgagaCAATTCCCTTCAGATAATTAAAAAATGGGTACTTTTTGCATTCATAATGCATTAATACTGTAAGTACTATAGTACAGTGTAAGATTGGAAATGATCAAAAACTTCTGCTTTCCTGTCTCAAACCAATCTTCTGTAACAAAAGAATCATTTAGAATTTCTAAATGCACAGAAGTGTTGATTGTTGATTTGATCTAGGACGGTAAGCCAACATGTGACATCGGGGGGTCTGTTAATTGTCACACCGGTTAAAGCTTTGCTATGCTGATCAGTCAGTTTCATGTCCACTTTTGGGTTTTAGTCACATGGAACGGATAAAAGAAGATTGTAACAGTTTATTTTCTTGTCTGGCGATCTCTCTTCGCTGGGGCTCtgctctctccctttctcttcctctctctctggtTTCACATATATGCTGTGTACAttaacttaaaatgttttatcatcCTTAATCTATTTTGTAATCAATTCAATTTAAAGTGATGAATTTGAACTCTTCAGCACAGTGATAGTATCAAGTACATGCAGGTGTGCTTGTGCTATCTTAGCTATCTATGAAAtatgtataatgtaatgtaatgtacaacacacacccaaagcagtgggcagacatgctgcggcacctggggagcagtgccttgctcaagggtacctcaGTCATGTTATTGCCAGCCTGTggctcgaacccacaaccttaggagtcaaactctctaaccaataGGCCACTACTTCCCaagtatatttatacacacactgtACCATCTCTTATCCCATTTATATCTACATGTTATGAAGTTTCTTGCTggatataaaattaaatacaatatgatatataagtaaatatattgctacatatttttatattaacattattttattctgtatattttcaatatataccgttaaattatttaatatattgattaGGAAATACATTTTCTGTGTAAGGGCTACGATTGGCATTTTGTCTCTTCAAAAAGGTTTTTTaagtcttcaaaaaaaaaaaattctcccaaGAGGCATCACGAGAGGACAAAAGGAAGGCTAGCGTCATCGTGCAGTACCAGCCTCTGCCACCAGGTGCCATCAATAAGCATGAAATCAAATGATTGCTCTGCTTTCTCTTTTGATTTGAGTAACATTTAAAAGCAGGTTTTGCACATCGTAATCAAGACAAAATTTATGTTACATATTTTTCACCGTAGAAGACAACATTATGGATAGAAGAAGCAGCGGTTTGAAGTTATAAATTATGTGGTCAAAATGGGCCTAAAATGCAAAGCAATAAACCTGATTAGGGAAAATCAAGATCTATTTCCAAAAGCATAAACATAACTTGAAAGTTTGTAATTACTTTATACTCAGtccatgaaaatgtaaaatacagttttaattaataattgttctttttattgtgtatttattttattttcattaaatatattgctatttttaatgcttttttggtAAAGTCTGTTTACTAATTgcaatatttactatttatttttcaaagtgtgatttttggtcaattttgaatattaataaacTGGGGTACATCTGATCCTCAAACATCATTGTAATTATtcattatgatattaatatatggaaaccacaacaattaaaaaaataaaacatagagAAATATATTGTCCCTGTTTTTTAATTGGTAAATGATCACAATCATTTACCAATTAAAAAATGTCCCTGGTTTTGTTTTCAGAAATTTAGTCTACAGGCATCACCAGCGTGTGacattttaaatgcttcaaaacccctgataaacatttttattaaataaaatagaataaaagaaCTTAagaaaaccagcctaagctggatggctggtcttagctggtcaggctgggagaccaggCACTTCCAGCTTAAACCAAACTTTCGGCTTTAGCCTCTATCTCACTTACAAATTTTTTGCATGCAACGTTTAATCTAGCGATTGGGCGGAGTGTGTTTTGCTCCTGAGCCGAGGGAGCTGAATGTATGCTGTGCATTGCGCCGTGGTGAGAACATGGAAAGGATCTGACATGAAATTTCTCCCGATTAATAATTTCCTTTGTTTATATAAGAAATGTATAGTGTGGGTATGTCTGCAGTTTTTTGACAGATGTCAGATAACCACATTTTGCTGCACtccagctgaatttttttttaataaaaaataaaatccattctCATCCCACATCCACAGATTCCAGCATAAATAGCTATGCCAACATCGATGGGATGCATGAGAATGGTTATGAGAAGATGCCACCTGTTGAAGAGAAGCTGCCCTGCTCTCTCAGCAGCATCAGGTGAACTGGACCCTCCCTCCGCCTCTCTTGCTGAGTTTTTGGCTAGCTTGCAGTACACTTACCCTTCTGATTCTAACGATCATGCTGAAGGTTGAGCCCCGTCTCATTGAGAACTGGGTGTATTGCTCCCTCAGCTAAGTAAATTACTGCTAGCTGTTCTAGCATTAGAACATGTGGTAGGTCAAGCTCCCCACTCATTTGAGAGCATCTCCCATAGAAATGGTAAAGtcggtacttagtgctcgccatgattctggcctgcaagcccctcagcatggtggcatGAGTATACTGTTCCctatagcgacccctagaggacgcagtgtcttgttccctactcagggaaccatggttacataagtaacctgatAACTACGAGAAAAACtgtggtttgtaaaaaaaaaagttaatgttgtgtgtgttaatCAGTCAGCTGCTGTTTCCTGTGGAAGGTTTGTAAACCAAAGCAGTGAAGTTTATCACAATTTGTGAAGGCTTTCCTTTTTTGTCTGATTTACTGTGTATTTTGGTGGAAGTTATtgatgtcaaaaataaaaatataaaaatataaaatgatcttCTAGGTGGTTTGAAATAAACAAGAATATTTTCTTTCATTACCTAAAGGTGTTTAAATTTTGGACATTCATGTCTTTCTGCTATTTTATCTTCACCAAATCTTGGTTGCATCTGCTGCATTCTCTACTCTTTATCATATTTGTAATGTTGCGTGAAAGCACAAACATATTagatacaaaacacacaaaacacaactatCATCACAGTAACAACAGCAGCATCCTGTGTGAGCAGGGGCTTTTACCATAATTCGGAAGCTGTGGAGCATTAAagtgaaaagtgacgtgacattcagccaaggatggtgacccatactcagaattcgtgcccTACATTTAaccccagagcagtgggcagccatttatgctgcggtgcccagggagcagttgggggttcgttgccttgctcaagggcacctcagtcatgatattgaaggtggagagagaactataCATGCAcgacccccacctacaattcctgccggcccgagacttgaactcacaacccttcaattgtgAGTCCGACTatctaaccattagaccacgatTTCcccattattaaaataaattaaaatgaattaaattaatcttaAGAGTTTAATTTACCAATTATGGCTTTTGCATTTATagttttttcaaaataatttttgcacTAACAACAGAACCTTGATGTAATTTTTCAAAACTCTAGACACAAAACTCAAAACAGTCATAATTTATAACACAGGCCATCCAGTGTTCAAAACTTTGCATATTGCGTTCATATCTTTGAAGAAGTCTTGCATTTGCAGaagcattgttttaaaaaatatatatatatataatttattatgaaatatcatATGAACATTATTTAAGATCACCCACACACAAGATAGTTTGACTGTGTAGTTGTTAGTACAATCAAGAAATATTCTTGTTCAAAACACATGATGTAGCTTTCATTATGGTTCATTGTAATAGACTACAGAGAAAAGTACAGAGTTGAATCattaaacaaaatgtgaaaattacacacaaaaaaaagtttttttcaaaaaaatttttaaatagataaaaatagataaagaaaaaatactaCAGTTGGCATACAGTAAAATGTCAGCTGGAGTGTTCCTCACTGCTTGTGGATTTGGCCACAGGTTCTCATCCACATCATAATCTATGTTCTCATTAACAAAATCTTGGAAAATATACATCTTCTGGCATGGtaaatacaaaattaca harbors:
- the LOC113118673 gene encoding myelin-associated glycoprotein-like, with product MKNFLSSILMTLRMFAADLLVFSSILSAAWCQSVLKVSYPKTLNSTSGSCLLIPCLFNISKERENILESSTVTWRRGSLWNLYDKVNFTNAHRQKEPVVKVLGDLRKKNCTSVMRNLNSQHSDRYFFRIQSTTFNTTETTAVNINVSDSLAEPDVTVPVLREGEEVNLTCTAPAPCPSQPPNVNWAPALGGDVTQRTQMNADGTRNVSAILKFIPSFHHHELKVNCVSIHPLHRDDRPLLSHKTVILSVEYPPKKTWISVSGSVWLGNNVTLTCQSNANPPAIHRWFLKRAGVEEELNVSHVFSFTVAQNNTGEYICEAHNRYGAMNSTNQQITVPGITFTAFLSLLAFLLLLIFALLIIMFYRRYKEPIKSVTSQDQDIYANVSAIAVKSQQLQSKPENTCIINPVYTFKQDLPDESIYANY